The DNA sequence AGCGGCTGACCGGTGGGGGCTTCGACCATCTCGATGGAGGTCGGCACGAACAGGCCAAGCTTCTCCAGGAAATCCTTCTGCCGCTCGGGCCCGATCAGCTGCGCGATGCGCACCGTTCCCACGTTCGAGGACTTCACGATGACGTCCGTCACGCTCAGTTCCTTGCCGTAATTGTGGAAATCGTTGATCAGGAACCGGCCGATCCGCATGGGTGCTGCAGCATTGATGCCCGACGCGGGGTTGACCAGCCCCAGGTCCAGCGCCTGCGCGACCGGGAAGATCTTGAAGGTCGAACCCAGCTCGTACTGGCCCTGGACGGCGCGGTTGAACAGCGGACTGTCCGACGGCTCTCCGGTCAGCAGCGGGCGGGGGCGGTCATTGGGGTCGAAATCGGGCAGGCTGGCCATGGCCAGGATCTCTCCGGTCTCGACCTCCATCAGGATGCCAGTCGCGCCCTTGGCGTTCATGACGTTCATGCCCGAGGCCAGCACGTCCTCCATCGCCTGCTGCAGCGTCAGGTCGATGGACAGGGCCAGCGGCGCCCCCTCGTTGCCGGGATCGCGCAGCCAGGCGTCGAACGCCTTCTCGACGCCTGCGACGCCGATGACCTCGGCGCTGTTCACGCCTTCGCTGCCGAAGCCAGACCCGCCCAGGATGTGGCTGGCCAGGTCGGCATTGGGATAGATGCGCATCTCTCGCGGGCCGAACAGCAGGCCGGGCTCGCCCAGGTCGTGGACGGCCTGCATCTGCTCGGGGCTGATCTTGCGCTTGATCCACATGAACTTGCGGTTGCCGGTGAAGTCGCGGGTCAGGCGCTGCACGTCCAGGTCGGGAAAGATCTCGGCCAGGCCCTGCGCGGTGCCGATGGGATCGACCATCTGGTGGGGATGGGCATAGACCGAATGGGTCAGCAGGTTCGTGGCCAGCACCCTGCCCCGCCGGTCGGTGATGTCCGCGCGCTGAGAGATGATCTGCGACGACAGCACCTGCGCGCGCGGTTCTGCCGCCGCGCTGGAGGCGAGCGTCCCCATGCGCACCGCGACCGTGCCGAAGGCCAGCATGAAACAGCCCGCCATGACGATCAGCCGACCTTCGGCGCGCCTGCGGGCGCGGTCCTGGATCTGTTCGTGGCGGCGGCGGCGGTTCTCGGCCTCGATGTCGTCGGGGTTCTCGCCGCGCTCGCGCGCTCTCAGGATGCGGGCCAGGGGGCGCAGGGGGGTGCGGATCATGGCTGAGGCTCCTCGGCAGGATCGGTTTCGGGCAGAAGGTCGGTGACCAGGTCGGCCGACGGCGGGGGCGGCTTGGGATAGTCGATGTGGTCCAGGTCCAGGAACTGCCCCGATTCGACCGGACCCAGTTCCAGCCGGTCGAAGTTCAGGTCGACCAGCTGGCGCAGGCGGTCGGGGCGGTTCAGGAAGGCCCATTCGGCCCGCAGCACGCCCAGCTCCTCGCGCAGGCCCGCGATCTGGCGCTGGACCTGGGACATCTCTCCGATGGCGGCCTGGGTGGCATAGTTCTCGCGATAGGCCCAGAAGGCCAGTCCCATCAGCATCAGCACGCAGGCCAGACAGGTCAACGACCGCATCACGCAGCTCCCGGAAGATGCGGCATGGCCAGCGACCGGGCATCGACCGCGCCCGCCGCGGCGTCGGTGCGCACGGCCACGCGCAGCAAGGCTGAACGCGCACGCGGGTTCACGTCCAGCTCCTCGGGGTCGGGACCGATCGCACGGCGGAAGGGCAGGCGGAAGGCCGGCTCCACGACCTGCGTGACCGGCGCATAGCGGTTGCCGCCGCCGCCCGCATCGGACCGCGCCTGCATGAAGCGCTTGACGATCCGGTCCTCCAGCGAATGAAAGCTGACGACGGCCAGCTGGCCGCCCGGCTTCAACGCGCGTTCGGCGGCCGACAGGCCCGCCACCAGCTGACCGAACTCGTCGTTCACCCAGATGCGGATCGCCTGAAAGCTGCGCGTCGCGGGATGGCTCTGCCCCGGCTTGGCGCGCGGCAGGCAGCCGGTGACCACCTGGGTCAGCTGCGTGGTCCGGGTCAGCGGGCGCGCGGCCACGATGGCGCGCGCGATGCGGCGCGCGGCACGCTCCTCTCCGTAATGATACAGCACGTCGGCGATGTCCGATTCTTCGGCGCTGTTCAGAAGGTCCGCGGCGGACGGCACATCGCCGCCCATCCGCATGTCCAGCGGCCCGTCCCGCATGAACGAGAACCCGCGATCCGCTTGGTCCAGCTGCATCGAGCTGACGCCGAGGTCCAGCACCACCCCGTCCAGCGCCTGACCGGCCAAGGCGTCCATGTCGGAAAACGTACCCTCGACCAGGCGCAGGCGGTCGCCGTACTGGCCGCGCCATGCCTCGGCCATGCGAAACACCGACGGATCGCGGTCGACGCCGATGACCAGGTCGGCCCCCGCATCCAGCAGGCCACGGGCATAGCCGCCCGCGCCGAACGTGCCGTCCAGCCAGACGCCCCCGATGGGTGCGGTCGCGCGCAGCAGCGGCGCCAGCAGGACCGGAATATGCGGATCCGCCATGCCCTAGCCCTCGGAGGATTGCTGCAGGAAGGCGCGGGGGTCGAATTCGGGGCCCTTGCTGGCCGCGAAATCCTCCAGCGCCTGCACGTCCTTGGGACGCGATTCGGGGTGATAGACCTGGATGTAGTCGCCGCGCGATTCAAAGATCGTCTCGGTCCCGTCGGCAAAGCCCAGCCTGTCGCGCAGCTTTGCGGGCAGGACCAGGCGGCCCTCGCGGTCGATCTCAAGGTCGGTGGACTGTCCGTTCATCAGCAGCTCCAGCCAGCGGCGCTCCTGGCTGCCGCGGGTCAGGCGGTCGATCTGCTCGTCGATCTGCTCGATGGCCTCGATGGTGTACAGCTCCAGCCAGTTCCACCAGTCAGGGCCATAGACCGCCACCAGCTGCGTGCGCCCGGTGTTCGTCCCCGAGAATGACGGGTCGCCGGCATCGAACACGCGGCGCAGCCGGGCCGGGATCGACATCCGACCCTTGCCATCGACCTTGACGGTTTCGGTGCCTCTGAACTTCCGCGCCACCTGGGCCCGCCCTCACTGTCCTGCTCTTTCGGGACGTCCGAAAGAGAAAGGGCGGATCGGGCCGCTGCCACTGCCCGATCCGCCGCCCTCGTTCCCGATTTACCCGGGCCCCTTTGCGGGGTTGGTTGCCGACCCGTCGCACGCCACCTGGGGGAGGTGCTGCTCGCGGACGCGGGCCGGCTATGTTGGAAAACGGTTGCCTGTATGAAGTCTGCTTCGCCTGTCCGGGGTCTTGGCGCCCCTTGAACTGCCCGTTTTCGTGATCCGGTTGTGACATGGGATTTCATGGGAAGCAACGGTATTCTTGGGCCACCAGCCGCATTCCGCCGCAGCTTTTGCCTGAGCCCGAATCAAAAAATGCCGCAGAGGCGGCAGTGATGCGGCAAAGTTTGGTGGCGTGACGCGAAAGCCACACTACATCTAGAAGGCGAGTAACAAACGCATTTTGCCGGTCACTGGGTCCATTTCACCACAGTTCAAAGCCCTGCAAGTCGAAAATCCGGGCAGCGTTGCAAAACTTTTGGAACAGATCACGGACGATCACGAAATCGAGAGGTCATTCGAGCCTTACTTCCCGCAATTTCCCGACCGTCCCGTGCATTCCCAAAGCAAGCCCGGATTTCGCGCAGATCAGGCGATGCCGCCCTGCACCAGACGGTCGGCCAGGCGGGCATACGCCTCGGACACGGCTCCATCGCCCAAGGCCACCGGTCGTCCCGAATCGCCGGCCAGCCGGACCTCAAGCTCCAGCGGCAGGGCGCCCAGGAACGGCAGGTTAAGCGCCTCGGCCTCGGCCGCGACGCCGCCATGGCCGAACAGATGCGCCTCGTGCCCGCATTTGGGACAGATATAGGTAGACATGTTCTCGACCAGGCCCAGGACCGGTGTCTTCAGCTTGCCGAACATGTCGATCGCACGGCGCGCGTCCAGCAGCGCCACGTCCTGCGGCGTGGAGACGATAATCGCACCCGTGACGGGGGCCTTCTGGCACAGCGACAGCTGCACGTCGCCGGTACCGGGCGGCAGGTCGATCAGCAGGACGTCCAGTTCGCCCCAGTTCACCTGCTGCAGCAGCTGCTGCAACGCGCCCATCAGCATCGGGCCGCGCCAGACCAGCGCCTCGCCCTCCTTCAGCATCAGGCCGATCGACATGACGGTGACGCCATGCGCATGCATCGGATCGATCCGCTGTCCATCCGGGCTGGCAGGCCGGCCCGAGACGCCCATCATCCGCGGCTGCGAGGGGCCATAGATGTCGGCATCCAGCAGGCCGACCTTGCGCCCCGCGCGCGCCAAGGCGACGGCAAGGTTCGAGGTGACGGTGGATTTCCCGACACCGCCCTTGCCGGATCCGACGGCGATGATGTGGCGCACGCCGGGAATCGCCTGCGGACCGGCCTGGGGCGTGGGATGCCCGCCGATCTTCAGGGACGGGGCGGCGCCCTGCCCGGATACGGCCTTGGGCGGCGCGGGCTTGGCGGGGGCGGTCATGACGATCTGGACCTTGGCCACACCGGGGATACGTTCCAGCCGGGCACGGGCCTCGGCCTCGACCGGGGCCATGGCCTGCGCGGTGGCCGCATTCTCGACCTCCAGCACGAATCGCACCGTCTCCTGGTCGATGGTCAGCGCGCGGATCAGGTCGGCCTGACCCAGCGTCCCTCCCTGCGGAAGGGCAATATCCGAGATTGCCGTAAGGATCGTTTCGCGTGTGACGGGCATGTGAGGGACCTGTGTCTTTGTTCGCCCGGCAGCATGAAGCATAGAGACGGGACCCTCAACACCCCCTGCGACAATCCGTACCGCACGGCGCTAACCGCTTTCAAACAGATGATTTTTGCGCCCGCGGCGTGATCGCTAACAGATGTATCGTGTCAATTTTATGTCGTTAATTCATCGTTAAAGAAGGCAATAGGTCAGCCTTGGCTATGCAATTGCTGCATGGCAGCATTACGAAACCATCCGTTGTGAAACGCCGTCGATGGGGCCATCTTCAACTCAACGAAACGCCGGGCCAATCCGGGAACGGCGCAGACGAGATGAACCGAAAGGATACGACCATGGCTGTTATCGCCCAAGCACACAACGCCACCGCCGACGCCGGCCTGCGTGGCCGCCTGCTGAGCGCGATCCAGCGGATGCAGGAAAACCGCGCCCGCCGCGCCGTTTACCGCCAGACCGTGCGCGAACTGAATGCCCTGACCACCCGCGATCTGGACGATCTGGGCATCAGCCGCTCGATGATCACCCGCCTGGCGCACGAAGCGGCATGGGGTTCGGCCCAGTAATTCTGGGACACCAAGAATTTGCATTCCCGGCCCTCTCCTCCTCCCTGGGTCCGGGACCGGCGGCATCCTCCTCTCCTCCTCCCTGGAGGGTGCCGCCCAAAAGACGCACTGGAACCCGATCCTCCTCCCCGGGTTCACGTGCCAGGCGGCGGCCCCACTCCTCCCTCCCAGGGGTCGCCGCAAAAAGTTTCATAGCCGCCCCATTCGCGGCACGCTGATACGCCCGGTCCTCTCCTCCTCCCTCCCGGACCCGGCGTTCGCGGTACGGCCTCTCCTCCTCCCTGGCCCTACCGCACCCCATACGCGGCCCCTCCTCCTCCCTGGGCCAGCGTTCAGCGGCGACCTCCCTCCTCCTCCCTGGAGGTCGCCGCGCCTTCATAGCCGCCCCGATCGCGGCACACGGATACGACGGGCTCTCCTCCTCCCTGCCCGGTCGTAAGCGGTGATGGCCTCTCCTCCTCCCTGGCCGGAACCGCGACCCATACGCGGCCCCTCCTCCTCCCTGGGCCAGCGTTCAGCGGCGACCTCCCTCCTCCTCCCTGGAGGTCGCCGCGCCCCTCCTCCGGAACCCAGCGCCCCCATGACGCATTGCCCCCGACACGCAATCGGAGGCCGCATGATTCTGCGCAAGGGCACCAAGGTGGAATGGGACTGGTCGGGCCACAAGGCGACCGGAAAGATCACGGACATCTTCACCGATGACGTCGAACGGACGATCAAGGGCAGCAAGATCAGCCGAAACGCATCCAAGGACGATCCCGCCTACCTGATCGAACAGGATGACGGCGACCAGGTGCTGAAGGGCCGGTCAGAACTGCGCCGCGCCGATTGACGTCTTTTCCCCGCCGTGCGCCCACGCTAAGGCTGGCGGATGCTCAGCTATCAACATGCCTATCATGCCGGGAACCTGGCCGACCTGCACAAGCACGGGTTGCTGGCGGTCGCGCTGGACTACCTGACCCGCAAGGACAAGCCGCTTTCCTATCTGGAAACCCATGCGGGACGGGGCCTTTATGACCTGACCGGCGCCGAGGCGCAGAAGACGCAGGAGGCCGCGCAGGGCATCGCCCGTGCCACGGTCGAACACTGGCTGCCGCAGGATCACCCGCTGATGCAGGCGCTGCGGGCCGTGCGCGACCTGCGAGGCGCGCAGGCCTATCCCGGTTCACCGCTGATCGCAGGGCATTTCCTGCGCCACGAGGACAAGGCCCACCTGGCCGAACTGCACCCCGCCGAATTTCAGGCCCTGCGCCGCGTGGCGGGCTTTGCCACCCTGCACCAGCAGGACGGCTTCGCGATGGCACAGGCGGTCTGTCCGCCCGATCCGCGCCGCGGCCTGCTGCTGATCGACCCCAGCTATGAGGTCAAGGCAGACTATGCCGCGATCCCGCGCCAGATCGGCCTGATCGCGCGCAAGTGGAACGTGGGGGTCATCGCGCTGTGGTATCCGATCCTGACCGATCACCGCCACATGGGCATGACCGCGCAGCTGGTCAGCGATTTCCCCGATGCCCTGCTGTCCGAGGTGTCGTTTCCCCCTGCCCGTCCAGGTCATTCGATGATCGGATCGGGCATGTTCGTGCTCAACGCCCCCTGGGGCCTGGCCGAGCACGCCCGCCAGATCGAGGCGATGTTCCGCGAGCGCGCCTGACGGGGATTCCCCCGCCGATTGCGCTGTGCCATGATCGGCCCGGCCACAAGGATTCCCTGCCATGCCTCAACGTCTGTCCATCGGCGCCACCGTGTTCCTGGTCCTCACCGTCCTGGTCGGCCTGTATTTCGCCTATGCCGCGGTGCAGGGCCCGTCGGGCATCCTGCGCCGGATCCAGATCCAGGCCGAGACCGAGGATCTGCGCGAGGCCCGCGACCTGCTGCAGGCCGACGTGACCCGCATGCAGAACCTGACCCGCCGCCTGTCGGACGATTATCTGGACCTGGACCTCTTGGACGAACGCGCCCGCGAGGTGCTGGGCCTGCTGCGCGCGGACGAGATCCTGCTGCGGTAGGGCCGGGATTGCACGGCTGTCGGTGATGCGCTACGGATAGTTTAACGCTGAACTATCCGCCACGCTTCCAGGAGGACACGCCGCATGGCCAGAAAACCAAGCCCCCAGCAGGAGGCTCCTTCGAACACGTCGAAGGAAGAGTTGCTGAAATACTATCGCGACATGCTGCTGATCCGCCGATTCGAGGAGAAGGCCGGCCAGCTGTACGGCATGGGCCTGATCGGCGGGTTCTGCCACCTTTATATCGGCCAGGAAGCCGTCGTGGTGGGTCTGGAGGCCTGCGCCAAGGACGGCGACAAGCGCATCACCAGCTATCGTGACCACGGTCACATGCTGGCCTGCGGGATGGAGGCGCGCGGCGTCATGGCCGAGCTGACCGGGCGTCAGGACGGCTATTCCAAGGGCAAGGGCGGCAGCATGCACATGTTCAGCCGCGAAAAGCATTTCTATGGCGGCCACGGCATCGTCGCCGCGCAGGTGCCCCTTGGCGCGGGCCTTGCCTTCGCGGACAAGTATCTGGGCAACGACAACGTCACCTTCACCTATTTCGGCGATGGCGCGGCGAACCAGGGCCAGGTCTACGAGACCTACAACATGGCCGAGCTGTGGGACCTGCCGGTCGTCTTCGTGATCGAGAACAACCAGTATGCCATGGGCATGTCGGTCAAGCGGTCGACGAAATCTACCACCTTCTTCGGCCGTGGAGAGGCCTTCGGCATCCCCGGCGAACAGGTCGACGGCATGGACGTGCTGGCGGTCAAGGCGGCGGGCGAAAAGGCCGTGGCGCATTGCCGCGCCGGCAAGGGCCCCTACATCCTGGAGGTCATGACCTATCGCTATCGCGGGCATTCGATGTCGGACCCGGCCAAGTACCGGACCCGCGAGGAGGTCCAGAAGATGCGCGACGAGCGTGACCCGATCGAGAACATCCGTGAGATGCTGCTGACCGGCAAGCATGCCACCGAGGAGGACCTCAAGGCGCTGGACAAGGAAATCAAGGACATCGTCAACGATTCCGCGGAATTCGCCAAGGACAGCCCCGAGCCCGACCTGGCCGAGCTGTGGACCGACATCTATGCCGACGAACTGCCCCAGGGCAGCGCCGAAGAGAACGCCTAAGGGGGACCGTCACATGGCAATTGAAATCCTGATGCCCGCCCTGTCCCCCACGATGGAGGAAGGCACGCTGGCGAAATGGCTGAAGAAAGAGGGCGACGCGGTGAAATCCGGCGACGTCATCGCCGAGATCGAGACCGACAAGGCCACGATGGAGTTCGAGGCCGTCGACGAGGGGATCATGGGCAAGCTGCTGGTGGCCGAGGGCACCCAGGGCGTCGCTGTGAACACCCCCATCGCGGTGCTGGTCGAGGAGGGAGAGGACGCCGACGCGGCCCCTGCCCCCAAGGCCGAGGCCAAGCCGGCCGAAGCCCCCAAGAAGGATGACGGCGCCCAGCCCGGCGAATCCGCCATCGAGGAGGTCGTGACCCCGCAGCCCAAGCCGCGCAGCCCCGACTGGCCCGAAGGCACCAAGATGAAGACCATGACCGTGCGGGAAGCCCTGCGCGAGGCCATGGCCGAAGAGATGGACCGCGACGAGACCGTCTTCCTGATGGGCGAGGAAGTGGGCGAATACCAAGGCGCCTACAAGATCAGCCAGGGCCTGCTGGAGCGGTTCGGCCCCCGCCGCGTCGTGGACACGCCCATCTCCGAGATCGGCTTTGCCGGCATCGGCACCGGGGCGGCCCTGGCCGGCCTGCGCCCGATCGTCGAGTTCATGACCTTCAACTTCGCCATGCAGGCGATCGACCACATCATCAACTCGGCCGCCAAGACGCTGTACATGTCGGGGGGCCAGATGGGCTGCCCGATCGTGTTCCGCGGCCCGAACGGCGCCGCTGCCCGCGTGGGCGCGCAGCACAGCCAGGATTACGCCGCATGGTACGCGGCCATTCCGGGCCTCAAGGTCGTGATGCCCTATTCGGCCGCCGACGCGAAGGGCCTGATGAAGCAGGCGATTCGCGACAACAACCCGGTCATCTTCTTGGAGAACGAGATCCTGTATGGCCGCAGCTTCGAGGTGCCGGACCTTGAGGACTTCACCATTCCCTTCGGCAAGGCCAACACGGTCCGGTCGGGCGACGACGTGACGCTGGTCAGCTTCGGCATCGGTGTGGCGCATGCGCTGGAGGCCGCGGCCAAGCTGGCCGAGGAGGGCATCGAGGCCGACGTGATCGACCTGCGCACCCTGCGGCCGCTGGACTATGACGCGATCCTGGAATCGGTCAAGCGGACCAACCGTTGCGTGACCGTCGAGGAGGGCTTCCCCGTGGGCGCCATCGGCAACCACATCTCGGCCTATCTGATGGAGAACGCGTTCGACTATCTGGACGCGCCCGTCATCAACTGCACCGGCAAGGACGTGCCGATGCCCTATGCCGCCAATCTGGAAAAGCACGCGCTGATCACGCCCGCCGAGATCGTCGAAGCCGTGAAAAAAGTCACCTACAAGTAAGGGAGCTGCGCGATGCCCACGGAAATCCTGATGCCCGCCCTCTCCCCGACCATGGAGGAGGGCACGCTGGCCAAGTGGCTGGTCAAGGAAGGCGACGAGGTCAAGTCCGGCGACGTCATCGCCGAGATCGAGACCGACAAGGCCACGATGGAGTTCGAGGCCGTCGACGAAGGCCGCATCGGCAAGATCCTGATCGCCGAGGGCACCTCGGCGGTCAAGGTCAACACCGCCATCGCGGTCCTGCTGGAGGACGGCGAGGAGGCGGGCGACATCAGCGCGCCCAAGGCCAAGGAAGAGCCCAAGGCGGATGCCGAGCCCGAACCGGCCGAGAAGGGCTATGGCGGCCCGATCGGCGCACCGGTCGCCGGCGATGCCAAGGCCGACGCACCCAAGGGCGACCGGGTGTTCGCCTCACCCCTGGCGCGGCGCATCGCCAAGGACAAGGGTCTGGACCTGTCGCAGATCCAGGGCAGCGGCCCCCGTGGCCGCATCGTCAAGGCCGATGTCGAGAACGCCAAGGCAGGTGAGGCCAAGCCCGCAGCGGCGGCTGCGGCACAGCCCGAGGCGAAGGCGGCCCCCGCGGCAGCCGCAGCCCCGGCTCAGGCCCCCAAGGGCCTGTCGACCGAGGCCGTGCTAAAGATGTATGCCGACCGCGAGACCGAGGAGGTCGCGCTGGACGGCATGCGCCGCACCATCGCCGCCCGCCTGTCCGAGGCCAAGCAGACCATCCCGCATTTCTACCTGCGCCGTTCGGCCAAGCTGGATGCGCTGATGGAGTTCCGGGCCACGCTGAACAAGCAGCTGGAGAGCCGTGGCGTAAAGCTGTCTGTCAACGACTTCATCATCAAGGCCAGCGCCCTGGCGCTGCAGCAGGTGCCTGACGCGAACGCGGTCTGGGCGGGGGATCGCATCCTCAAGCTGAAACCGTCGGACGTCGCCGTGGCCGTGGCCATCGAGGGCGGGCTGTTCACGCCCGTGCTGAAGGACGCGCATCAGAAGACCCTGTCGGCGCTGTCGGCGCAGATGAAGGATCTGGCCGCGCGCGCCAAGTCCAAGAAGCTGGCCCCCCATGAATACCAGGGCGGCAGCTTCGCGATCAGCAACCTGGGCATGTTCGGCATCGAGAACTTCGACGCGGTCATCAACCCGCCGCATGGCGCGATCCTGGCCGTGGGTGCGGGCATCCCGACCCCGGTCGTCGAAAAGGGCGAAGTCGTGGTGCGCAACGTCATGTCGATGACGCTGTCGGTGGACCACCGGGTGATCGACGGTGCGCTTGGCGCGCAACTGCTGGAGGCGATCGTCGCCCATCTGGAAAACCCGATGGGCATGCTGGCCTGACCAGCATTCGAACGGAACAGACGGCGGGCCATCAGCCCGCCGTTTTTCGTTGTCAGAACGTGACGGCGACGCCCGGCAGGCGCAATTCCTTGATCAGGTCGCGCAACTCCTGCCGCGCGGCGATCTGGGACATGCTCATGGCCTCGGTGCCGACATCCTTCAGATCCAGCAGGGTCAGCCCGTTCGGAAACAGCTCGCGAAAGATCACGCGTTCCGAAAATCCGGGCGCCACCCGAAACCCGATGCGCTTGGACAGGTCGGCCAACGCGCCGCCGACCTTGCGCTTGTTGTGCATCTGCTGGGTGCCAAGGCGGTTTCTCAGCACCAGCCAGTCGATGGGCCCTGCCCCCGCCTGCGCGCGCAGCTGGCGTGCGCCCCATACCATCTCGGCATAGATCGAGGGACCAAGCACGTCACCGTCGGGCGACAGGCGCGCCAGCAGGTCGAAGTCGACGAAACTGTCGTTCAGGGGCGTGATCAGCGTATCGGCGACCGTATGCGCCATCTGGCTCAGCTTGGTGTGCGACCCGGGGCAGTCCAGCAGGATGAAATCGCACGTCGCCTCCAGCTGCCGCAAAGCGGGCGTCAGGGGATCGGCGCCCTCGCCAAGCGGCGCCAGCACGGGCATGGGCAGGTCCAGCCTCTTGCGCACCAGGAAGGCGGCGCGATTCTCCAGATAGCGGCCAAAGCTGCGCTGGCGGACGTCCAGGTCCAGCCCGCCGACCCGGTGCCCCATCCGCGCCAGCGCGGTCGCCACATGCATCGAGGTGGTCGACTTGCCCGAGCCGCCCTTTTCGTTTCCGACCACGATGATATGCGCCACAAGCAGCCTCTTGTCCTGTCCCGACGGGAAACCTAGCGACCGCGCCGCCGGATGGAAAGCCGCCCCGGCAGCCCTAGCGCCGCATCAGCCGTCCGTCGATCATCGCCAGCCCAAGCCCGATGACCGCCATGCCCAGCAGCTGCGGCAGGCCCAGAACCTCGTCCAGGAACAGCCAGCCCAGCAGGATCGCCGACACCGGTACCAGGAACGTCACCAGAGAGATGTTCGTGGCCCCCGCCCGGCCCAGGATGCGAAAGAACAGCACATAGGCCAGCCCTGTGCAGACCAGCCCCAGCAGGCTGATCGCCAGCCAGACCTGGGCAGGTGCCGCCGGCGGCAGCCCGTCATGCGCCAATGCCAGCGGCAGCAGCACGACGCTGGTGCCCGTCACCATGCCTGCCGCCGTGACCAGCGGGTCGACGCCCTGCGCACGAAACCGCCGTCCAAAGGCCGCGGCCCAGGCATAGCTGATCGCGGCGCCCAGCATCGCCAGTTGCGGCAGCACGCCATGGCCGTGACCCGCCAGTTCGTCCACGCCGATCATCACTGCGACACCGCCCAGGCCCAGGGCGACCCCGGCCAGGCGCATCAGCCCCGCGCGCTCATCCGCCAGCACCAGGGTCGAGACCAGCACCGTGAACAACGGCGTCGTCGCGTTCAGGATGGACGCCAGCCCTGCCGGGATGAACCCCTGCGCCCAGACGATCAGCCCAAAGGGGATGGCGTTGTTCAGGACGCCCATCACCAGGAACGCGCCCCACAGCCCCGCGCCGCGCGGCAGTGCCCGCCCGGTCGCCAGCACGATGGCCCATAGGACCGCGGCGGCGATCATCACGCGCAGCGCCACCACCCACAGGACCGGCATATGCCCCACGATCAGCGCGATCAGGAAGAACGACCCGCCCCAGATCAGTGACAGCAGCAGCAGAAGGCCCCAGTCGGATGCGCTCATCCGCGCGGTGATCATCGGACGGTCCGGTCTGGCAACGGGCGGGAATGGGTCATGGGTCCTCCTGCGGCGCACGCTGCCCCAAGCCGGGGCCGAGGGAAAGGGCTCAGCCGTCGCGCAGCGCCGCCAGCGCGGCCTGAACCTTCGGGGTGCGATGCAGATCGACATGGGTGACCAGCCACAGGTTGGAATCCCATTCCGGCAGGCTCAGCGCGGGCAGAAGGCCATGCGCCAGGCTGTCGGGCAGGGCACCGACCGCCAGCCCGGCGCGGATCACCGCCTCGCGCGCAGTGGCCTCGTTGGCGGTGACCAGGATGTTCTCGGGGCCGATGCGGTCCTGCAGCCAGCGCATGTAGGGGGCGCCGCGCGCCTCTGGTCCCGGCAGGGCAAAGCGGTGGTCGCGCGGATTGTCGACCGGCCCGTGCCGGTCCAGGTACGAGGCCGCGGCATACATCACATGCCCCATCCGCCCCATCGCACGCACGACATAGTCGGGCTCGGTCGGTTCGGCCCCGCCGCGGATGGCCACATGCGCCTCTCCGGCGCCCAGCCGGAACAGGCGCGCGTCCGTGGCATAGGTCAGGCGCAGGTCGGGATGGCGCGCCATCAGCGCGATCAGCCGCGGCATGACCAGATCCACCAGTTCCGGCAGCGAGGTCACGACCAGCTCTCCCTCGATCCGCTCTCCGGCGCCGGCGATCTGCGCGGCCATCTGGGCAAAGCGTTCATCCGCAGCCCCCGCCGCATCCAGCAGGGTGCGCCCGGCCTCGGTCAGG is a window from the Paracoccus marcusii genome containing:
- a CDS encoding DMT family transporter, translating into MITARMSASDWGLLLLLSLIWGGSFFLIALIVGHMPVLWVVALRVMIAAAVLWAIVLATGRALPRGAGLWGAFLVMGVLNNAIPFGLIVWAQGFIPAGLASILNATTPLFTVLVSTLVLADERAGLMRLAGVALGLGGVAVMIGVDELAGHGHGVLPQLAMLGAAISYAWAAAFGRRFRAQGVDPLVTAAGMVTGTSVVLLPLALAHDGLPPAAPAQVWLAISLLGLVCTGLAYVLFFRILGRAGATNISLVTFLVPVSAILLGWLFLDEVLGLPQLLGMAVIGLGLAMIDGRLMRR
- a CDS encoding LysR family transcriptional regulator, producing MQIESWDDIRVALAVARTGTVSGAAADLGVHHATVIRRIDALESALRARLFQRHTRGYALTEAGRTLLDAAGAADERFAQMAAQIAGAGERIEGELVVTSLPELVDLVMPRLIALMARHPDLRLTYATDARLFRLGAGEAHVAIRGGAEPTEPDYVVRAMGRMGHVMYAAASYLDRHGPVDNPRDHRFALPGPEARGAPYMRWLQDRIGPENILVTANEATAREAVIRAGLAVGALPDSLAHGLLPALSLPEWDSNLWLVTHVDLHRTPKVQAALAALRDG